The genomic DNA TAATTGAACCTTGCAGGTCACTACTTTCGCGGACATGGAAGGTGAAGAAACATTTGATCCATCATTCCTTGGACAAGCGGATGAAGTTGTGGAGGAAAGAATTGCTGATGATGATGTTATTCTAGTAAAAGGCACAAAGAACACCAGCGCGGTTTGTACTTTTCCTGTACCAAATTTAAGCTAGTTTGCTATGTCAGGAACAATAATTTGAAGATAATGGCATAATGGTTGGTTTTCTGTTGTGCAGGTGTCCATAATACTTAGAGGTGCTAATGACTTCATGCTTGATGAGATTGACCGGTCCTTGCATGATGCCTTGTGCATTGTTAAGAGAACCCTGGAGTCAAATATGGTAACCCTTTTGGTGCCATTCTTTTATGTGTTGGTCATCTGTAGCAGAAATAAGTGAACGTATAGTGACAATGTTCACTGCTTCTTTATTTGAGACAATGTATTGAAGCCTGAGTAGCTACAACTACAATCCTGGTTATTGTGGACATGCCTTGAAGAACCAAACAATTACAATGCACTTTACCTTTATTTCTAAGTAGGCAAATACTGATTGTTATCACTGATGGTGCTAGTGTCTTGAACTTTGTATTGGCTGTGCAGGTTGTTGCCGGTGGTGGTGCAGTTGAAGCTGCATTGTCGGTTTACTTGGAGAACCTTGCAACAACCCTTGGATCTCGGGAACAATTGGCGATTGCTGAATTTGCTGAATCTTTGTTAATCATACCTAAGGTTTTGACCTATTCTCCTTTTCTTATATTTACATCTTTTTTACACCAATTGACAGTTTATTAATGGGTGGCATGACTTTGCGCTGTCAGGTACTCTCTGTTAATGCTGCAAAAGATGCAACTGAGCTTGTAGCAAAGCTTCGGGCATATCACCATACTGCTCAAACAAAGGCTGATAAGCAACATTTTTCAAGGTAATTATAGAACTTGTCTTTGTTAGATACTTGATTATTTGATTAAAGTGGCTCTGATTCATCTGTTTCATTTCTTAAGTTCTCTGGATGCATATTTCTTTCTATTGCTTGGGAAGTTTTCTATTATATACTAGCTATCCGGTTGTAAGGAAAAGAAATGTACCGGTTGTAGCTACGGACAGGCAACACACCCACTGTTGCCTGTGCGCTGCACCTAGATGAATCGTAGCAGCGTCATAATTCAGTATCCATAATGGTTCTAGGTGTGGTTCTACTTCTGCAATCTGTGCTGTGTTTGCCATTAAAGTTAGCTTTCTTTTTTGTGCAGCATGGGTCTTGACCTCTCTAAAGGTATCATTCGCAACAACCTTGAGTATGGTGTGATTGAACCGGCGATGAGCAAAGTAAAGATTATTCAGGTTGGTCCACTTGCTACCCTGTTATCATAGTGTTTTTAGTGTCGGAGATCCGTCCCATCATTTTTTGCGTTCTCCCTGCAGTTTGCTACCGAGGCAGCCATTACTATCCTGCGGATCGATGACATGATCAAGCTTACAAAGGAAGAGGGTAACGAAGAGGAGTAACCAGCACACCAGTAGGGGTAGTGGACTGTTGTGTGATGGTTGTCGTAGCATGtaatatttattttccttttttagctAGTTGTGGACATTCGAGTAAAGTGTTGTATGAAAGCTGCGAATAGATGTGTATCCTTGTGAGCTGACGTTATTTGCAGGACTCATGAATGAATCAAATTTTGCGTATTGTTGGGGCCAAAAACATTACAATTTTTAGGACCTTTTGTGCCAAAATTGTTCATTCACTGATTGTGAGGTACCTCGGTTGGCTTTGCATAGTAGCTAGGATCAGGGGCGGAGCTTGGTGGCAACTAAAGGGGGTCATGCCCCCCGCTAACGTATTTTACCACTAGATGAACAGTAAAGCCGGTATTGTATAGATTTTTAATCGTGAGTTACATTGATCCGTCTCTGGCTAGGATTATGGTCCGCTGGACATTTTCTTTTCTGGCGCGTTAGCATTCGCGCCGAGCCAGCCGAGGAAACTGTCATGCTGTTTCACGCGTATGATAATTTCCAGAACAAGCGTATATTTGTTGCAGAACAAGAAAAGCTTCAGGCGTCAACCGTGTCAAGTGTCATACAGAGAACTGGGTTGCAATATTTTTCTCATCACATTACCATGTACAGATCACAACCCGGTCCGTGTACAGAAAACAAGGACACAAATAATAAGCCACCAAAAGAATGGTATGTACACCGAAGTCCAAAGTCACCTGAAGAATGATAAATACATCACCGAGGACGTTCGTGGATACCAGCATTGCTGCTGTGGAGGTTCTGGTTCCCCAGCTGCTCGCCGCCGGGTAGTGTACACGAGGGTGACGGATCGGCACCTGCACCAGGCCACTGTTGCCGCGGGGGTCCAGCCTGCTGCTCTTGCCCCCTTCCGATGCCGCCCTGCGACAGTGGCCAGGAACCTATCATAGTGTTGCCGCTGGTGAGACCGGCCGCCAATGCCAGCGGCGCCCCTTGGAACCCGCCGTTGGCCATCAGCTGCTCCTGGTAATATAGCAGCTGCTGCTCCGCCGGCAAATGCAACGGTTGCTGCTGATAACGCAGCTGCAGCATGCCCGGCAAATCCTGCTCCTGCTGGTAACGTAGCTGCTGCCCGGCCGGCAatggcaccgccaccgcctgtTCCAGGTAACGTGGCTGCTGATCGGCCGGGAAAC from Setaria italica strain Yugu1 chromosome VII, Setaria_italica_v2.0, whole genome shotgun sequence includes the following:
- the LOC105914782 gene encoding uncharacterized protein LOC105914782 — translated: MGTRWAEEAVPAPTQSVANGMFQGVAWSQQPAGQQLLNHQERAGHLPAGQQQLRHQELEVRFPADQQPRYLEQAVAVPLPAGQQLRYQQEQDLPGMLQLRYQQQPLHLPAEQQLLYYQEQLMANGGFQGAPLALAAGLTSGNTMIGSWPLSQGGIGRGQEQQAGPPRQQWPGAGADPSPSCTLPGGEQLGNQNLHSSNAGIHERPR